One window of the Flavobacteriaceae bacterium YJPT1-3 genome contains the following:
- a CDS encoding cysteine desulfurase has product MTKTSTISNAPFDVETIRRDFPILNRKVNGQPLVYFDNAATGQTPQQVIDVIVDYYSRYNANIHRGVHSLSQEATDAYEQARIKIQKHFNAAQPKEIILTAGTTHGINLVANGFTHFLQQGDEVLLSAMEHHSNIVPWQMLCERTGATLKIIPMTLKGELEMDAFAKALSPKTKLVFVNHVSNALGTINPIKKIIDAAHEVGAAVLVDGAQAAPHIKADVQALDVDFYVVSAHKMCGPTGVGILYGKASWLEKLPPYQGGGEMIDQVTFEKTTYAGLPHKFEAGTPNICGGIATGAAIDYLNAIGFDTLAAYEAELLEYGTEQLSKIEGLKIYGEAAEKTAVISFNVGNLHPYDIGTLLDKMGIAVRTGHHCAQPIMDFFKIPGTVRASFAFYNTKAEIDALVQGVQRAVNMLS; this is encoded by the coding sequence ATGACGAAAACGAGCACGATATCGAATGCACCCTTTGATGTGGAGACCATCCGCAGGGATTTTCCTATTCTTAACCGCAAGGTAAACGGACAGCCCCTGGTCTATTTTGACAATGCGGCTACCGGACAAACGCCACAGCAGGTCATAGATGTCATTGTAGATTACTATTCCCGTTACAATGCCAATATCCATCGTGGAGTGCACAGCCTTTCTCAAGAGGCTACTGATGCTTACGAACAAGCCAGAATTAAAATACAGAAGCATTTTAATGCGGCTCAGCCTAAAGAAATCATTCTTACAGCCGGTACTACCCACGGGATTAACTTAGTGGCTAATGGTTTTACTCACTTTTTGCAGCAAGGCGATGAAGTGCTCTTATCGGCCATGGAGCATCACAGCAACATTGTACCCTGGCAGATGCTTTGTGAGCGTACCGGAGCCACATTAAAAATAATCCCCATGACTTTAAAGGGGGAGTTGGAGATGGACGCTTTCGCGAAAGCGCTTTCCCCCAAAACCAAACTGGTCTTTGTCAATCATGTGAGCAATGCCTTAGGAACCATCAATCCGATCAAAAAAATCATTGATGCTGCTCACGAAGTAGGCGCCGCTGTGTTGGTTGATGGGGCTCAGGCCGCTCCACACATCAAAGCGGATGTACAAGCCCTGGATGTCGATTTTTATGTGGTCTCCGCCCATAAAATGTGCGGCCCGACAGGAGTAGGTATCCTATACGGTAAAGCTTCCTGGCTGGAAAAATTACCGCCCTATCAAGGTGGAGGCGAAATGATCGATCAGGTGACTTTCGAAAAGACCACCTATGCAGGCCTACCCCATAAATTTGAAGCAGGAACCCCCAATATCTGCGGAGGTATTGCTACAGGAGCAGCGATTGATTATCTCAATGCGATCGGATTTGATACGTTGGCAGCCTATGAAGCGGAATTACTGGAATACGGAACGGAGCAGCTTTCTAAAATTGAAGGCTTGAAGATTTACGGGGAGGCAGCAGAAAAAACAGCAGTCATTTCATTCAACGTGGGCAATTTACATCCCTACGATATTGGAACCTTATTGGACAAAATGGGTATTGCGGTGCGTACCGGGCATCACTGTGCGCAGCCCATTATGGATTTCTTTAAAATACCGGGAACTGTACGCGCTTCCTTTGCCTTTTACAACACCAAGGCCGAGATCGATGCGTTAGTGCAAGGCGTTCAACGTGCGGTGAATATGTTAAGTTAG
- the sufD gene encoding Fe-S cluster assembly protein SufD: MDLKDKLVSSHIVFQEGLEDSGIHDLRDQAIKRFETLGFPNKKQEAWKYTSLNSLLKTDYSLFPKKEDDIEYKDVKKYFVNDIDTYKIVFVDGIYNSYLSETTHDGLDVCLMSSALTMSKYRPVIDLYFNKIAKESGMTSLNTAFAKEGAYIYIPKGKMADKPIQIIHFSTGNEAALLLQPRNLIVAEDNTDVKIIERHQSLSDNPVFTNSVTEIYAGVRAQVDYYKIQNDHRSASLVDHTHIEQHSNSEVAVHTFSFGGKLTRNNLCFYQKGEHINSILNGVTIIEDKQHVDHNTLVHHIEPNCESHQDYKGIFADQSTGVFNGQVVVEKEAQKTNAYQSNNNILIDDRATINSKPQLEIFADDVRCSHGCTIGQLDENALFYMRSRGIGKKEARGLLMYAFANNVLETVRIPQLKRRITKLIAMKIGVDIGFEV, translated from the coding sequence ATGGATTTAAAAGATAAATTAGTTTCCTCACATATCGTCTTTCAGGAAGGCCTGGAAGATTCGGGAATTCACGACCTGCGGGATCAAGCCATCAAGCGCTTTGAAACCCTGGGGTTTCCCAATAAAAAGCAGGAAGCCTGGAAATACACCTCCCTCAACAGTCTGCTGAAGACCGATTATAGCCTTTTCCCAAAAAAGGAAGATGATATTGAGTATAAGGATGTCAAGAAGTACTTTGTTAACGATATCGATACCTATAAAATCGTCTTTGTAGATGGCATCTATAATTCCTACCTCTCGGAAACCACTCACGACGGACTGGACGTCTGCTTAATGAGCAGCGCCCTGACCATGTCGAAGTACCGACCGGTGATCGATCTCTATTTCAATAAGATCGCAAAAGAGTCAGGGATGACCTCTTTGAATACGGCTTTCGCCAAAGAAGGGGCTTACATCTATATTCCTAAGGGCAAGATGGCCGATAAGCCCATTCAGATCATCCACTTCTCTACCGGCAATGAGGCGGCACTGCTGCTACAGCCCAGAAACCTGATCGTTGCCGAAGACAATACTGATGTCAAGATTATTGAGCGTCATCAGAGTTTATCCGACAATCCGGTCTTTACCAATTCGGTGACTGAAATCTATGCCGGAGTTCGGGCGCAAGTAGACTATTACAAAATTCAAAATGACCATCGATCAGCCTCTCTGGTGGATCATACGCATATTGAGCAGCACAGCAACAGTGAAGTGGCTGTACACACTTTTTCTTTTGGCGGAAAGCTGACGCGAAATAACCTGTGCTTTTATCAAAAAGGAGAGCACATCAACTCCATTCTGAATGGGGTCACCATCATTGAAGACAAGCAACATGTAGATCACAACACCCTGGTGCATCACATAGAACCCAATTGTGAAAGCCACCAAGACTATAAGGGTATTTTTGCCGATCAGTCTACGGGTGTGTTTAACGGCCAGGTGGTGGTTGAAAAAGAGGCGCAAAAAACAAATGCCTATCAAAGCAACAATAACATACTCATCGATGACCGGGCAACGATCAATTCCAAACCTCAATTGGAGATCTTCGCTGATGATGTACGTTGCAGCCATGGCTGTACCATTGGCCAGTTAGACGAGAACGCTTTATTCTACATGCGCAGTCGGGGTATTGGCAAGAAAGAAGCGCGTGGATTGCTCATGTATGCATTCGCCAACAACGTTTTAGAAACCGTTCGTATTCCGCAATTGAAACGGCGAATCACCAAGTTGATCGCCATGAAAATTGGGGTGGATATCGGATTTGAAGTATAA
- a CDS encoding DUF59 domain-containing protein, whose amino-acid sequence MATEQETSIDTAELGEKIVRVLKTIYDPEIPVDIYELGLIYDVFVNEDYETKILMTLTTPNCPVAETLPKEVEDKVKSIKEVKDSEVEITFDPPWSQDLMSEEAKLALGLL is encoded by the coding sequence ATGGCAACGGAACAAGAAACCTCAATAGACACTGCAGAACTGGGCGAAAAGATTGTTCGGGTACTGAAAACCATTTACGATCCGGAAATTCCGGTAGATATTTACGAGCTGGGCTTGATCTATGACGTGTTCGTCAACGAAGACTACGAGACCAAGATCCTGATGACGCTCACCACCCCCAACTGTCCGGTGGCGGAAACCCTTCCCAAAGAAGTGGAAGACAAGGTAAAATCGATCAAAGAAGTTAAGGATAGTGAGGTCGAGATCACCTTTGATCCACCGTGGAGTCAGGATTTGATGAGTGAAGAAGCTAAATTGGCACTCGGACTGTTATAA
- the sufC gene encoding Fe-S cluster assembly ATPase SufC, whose amino-acid sequence MLEVKNLSAGVDDKKILKGINLQINPGEVHAIMGPNGSGKSTLSAVVAGKEEYEVSKGDVLFEGESILDMDAEERAHAGIFLSFQYPVEIPGVSVTNFIKTAINQTRKAKGLEDMPASEMLKMIRAKAELLDIDRKFLSRSLNQGFSGGEKKRNEIFQMAMLEPKLAILDETDSGLDIDALRIVANGVNKLRTKDNAVLVITHYQRLLDYIIPDFVHVMVDGKIVKSGGKELALELEDKGYDWVKEEVKA is encoded by the coding sequence ATGTTAGAAGTGAAAAACCTCAGCGCAGGGGTAGACGATAAAAAAATCCTTAAAGGAATCAATCTGCAGATCAATCCCGGGGAGGTGCATGCCATCATGGGGCCTAATGGTTCTGGTAAGAGTACCCTATCTGCGGTGGTTGCCGGAAAAGAAGAGTATGAAGTGAGCAAGGGTGACGTCTTGTTTGAAGGAGAATCCATTTTAGACATGGATGCCGAAGAACGCGCCCATGCAGGAATCTTTTTGTCCTTCCAGTATCCGGTGGAAATTCCTGGGGTTTCGGTGACCAACTTTATCAAAACAGCCATCAACCAAACTCGGAAAGCCAAAGGCCTGGAGGATATGCCGGCCAGCGAAATGCTAAAAATGATTCGCGCCAAGGCGGAATTGCTGGATATCGATCGCAAATTCCTCTCCCGTTCATTAAATCAAGGCTTCTCCGGAGGAGAGAAAAAGCGGAATGAGATTTTCCAGATGGCTATGTTAGAGCCTAAACTGGCTATTCTGGACGAAACAGATTCCGGACTGGACATCGATGCCCTGCGTATTGTAGCCAACGGGGTGAATAAACTGAGAACGAAGGACAATGCTGTGCTGGTGATCACACACTATCAGCGTTTGTTGGATTATATCATTCCTGATTTTGTTCACGTCATGGTCGACGGAAAGATCGTGAAGTCTGGCGGTAAAGAACTCGCCTTAGAACTGGAAGACAAAGGATATGATTGGGTAAAAGAAGAAGTGAAGGCCTAA
- a CDS encoding SufE family protein: MSKIEEIQEEIVEEFSMFDDWMQRYEYMIELGKSLPLIDEQYKTDEYIIKGCQSKVWVHANMEEDKVVFTADSDAIITKGIIAILIRAFSHQHPQDIIDADTHFIDEIGLKEHLSPTRANGLVSMIKQLKLYAVAYRTQVN; the protein is encoded by the coding sequence ATGAGTAAAATTGAAGAGATACAAGAAGAGATCGTAGAAGAGTTTTCCATGTTTGACGACTGGATGCAGCGCTATGAATACATGATCGAATTAGGGAAATCCCTTCCCTTGATCGATGAACAATACAAGACGGATGAATACATCATCAAGGGCTGTCAAAGTAAGGTATGGGTGCATGCCAATATGGAAGAGGATAAAGTGGTCTTTACCGCAGACAGCGATGCCATCATTACTAAGGGAATTATCGCGATTCTGATTCGCGCTTTCAGTCATCAACATCCGCAAGACATCATTGATGCCGATACGCACTTTATTGATGAAATCGGACTTAAAGAGCATCTTTCTCCTACCCGTGCGAATGGTCTGGTGAGCATGATCAAACAACTAAAACTGTATGCGGTGGCGTATCGCACGCAGGTGAACTAA
- a CDS encoding endonuclease gives MNGKHNRFTVAFYNLENLFDTKDDPDTLDDDFTPEGSLSWNEYRYQMKLNMIARTLTQIGYAEAGRPPALIGLAEVENKRVLQDLLKTASLTKYDYEPVHYDSPDERGIDCALLYRRSAFELISSTSYPLLLHNETGERDYTRDILYVHGNLFGMKVHLLINHWPSRRAGEEETKHKRMQAAHRNREIMNAIQQADPDPRLLIMGDFNDNPQSESVQHLLGTDLYNPMDLLLTRYEGSLNHRFTWHLFDQILLSKHWMKPYANPLHFQEADVYNPKPLQEYEGKYKGNPFRTYAGLEYLGGASDHFPVFVLFRQELS, from the coding sequence ATGAACGGTAAACATAACCGATTTACGGTGGCTTTTTATAATCTGGAAAATCTCTTTGACACCAAGGATGATCCGGATACACTGGACGACGATTTTACGCCAGAAGGTTCACTGAGCTGGAACGAGTATCGCTACCAGATGAAATTGAATATGATCGCTCGTACGCTAACTCAAATTGGTTATGCTGAAGCAGGACGCCCACCCGCACTTATTGGATTGGCGGAGGTTGAGAACAAAAGGGTACTCCAAGACCTACTTAAAACTGCTTCTTTAACTAAGTACGATTATGAGCCTGTCCATTATGACTCCCCAGACGAACGCGGTATCGATTGTGCTTTACTTTATCGCAGATCGGCTTTTGAATTGATCAGCAGTACAAGTTATCCTCTACTCCTTCACAATGAGACCGGAGAGCGGGATTATACACGAGACATTCTTTACGTGCATGGAAATCTTTTCGGGATGAAAGTGCATCTGTTGATCAATCATTGGCCTTCCAGACGGGCTGGGGAAGAAGAGACTAAGCACAAACGTATGCAGGCCGCCCATCGAAATCGCGAGATCATGAATGCGATACAGCAGGCTGATCCGGATCCTCGACTATTGATCATGGGTGATTTTAATGATAATCCGCAAAGCGAGAGCGTACAGCACTTATTGGGTACTGACCTCTATAACCCGATGGACTTGTTACTCACCCGTTATGAGGGTAGTTTAAATCACCGTTTTACCTGGCATCTATTCGATCAAATTCTGCTATCTAAACATTGGATGAAGCCTTACGCCAATCCTTTGCACTTTCAAGAAGCCGACGTTTACAATCCCAAACCACTTCAGGAATACGAAGGTAAATACAAGGGCAATCCGTTTCGGACCTATGCCGGCCTTGAGTACTTAGGGGGCGCTAGTGACCATTTTCCGGTATTCGTTCTTTTTCGTCAGGAGCTCAGTTAG
- a CDS encoding N-acyl homoserine lactonase family protein, whose amino-acid sequence MRFLRYTALILICTLTLCSCKDFKKGFEEGYDQAKEQNEAKKDTLVEVYAFDGGTVMANNLNLFAQGDTYKGESKQLKDAFFVIKHPKGVLLWDTGLPEGLVGQEPYTPEGGAFTISRSDSIKTQLAQANIKIEDVDYIAFSHIHFDHTGGASHFADATWLVQQQELDFINSEAIKGNSFYDPSSFAQLKNKQVISNTDHDVFGDGSVVIKYMPGHTAGHQSLYLNLANNGPTLLTGDIYHFEQNREERIVPQFNYDIQQTEKSIEAFEAFAKAKNAKVIIQHDPEDFAALPVAPKSMN is encoded by the coding sequence ATGCGATTTCTTAGATACACAGCATTGATTCTGATCTGCACCTTGACCTTATGTTCATGCAAGGACTTTAAAAAGGGTTTTGAAGAGGGTTATGATCAGGCCAAAGAGCAAAATGAAGCCAAGAAAGATACCCTGGTAGAAGTCTACGCTTTTGACGGCGGTACGGTCATGGCCAATAATTTGAATCTATTTGCTCAAGGCGACACCTATAAAGGAGAGAGCAAGCAACTTAAGGATGCCTTTTTTGTGATTAAGCATCCTAAAGGGGTACTTCTGTGGGATACCGGCTTACCGGAAGGCCTTGTCGGGCAGGAGCCTTACACCCCGGAAGGCGGCGCCTTTACGATCTCCCGATCAGACAGCATAAAAACGCAATTGGCACAAGCCAATATTAAAATAGAAGATGTTGATTACATCGCATTTTCACACATCCATTTCGATCATACCGGTGGAGCCAGTCATTTTGCAGATGCCACCTGGTTGGTGCAGCAGCAAGAACTCGATTTTATCAATAGTGAAGCCATAAAGGGGAATTCTTTTTATGACCCCAGCTCCTTTGCCCAATTAAAGAACAAACAGGTGATCAGCAATACAGATCACGATGTATTTGGCGATGGCAGCGTAGTGATCAAGTATATGCCGGGGCATACCGCCGGTCATCAATCGCTGTATTTAAATTTGGCTAATAATGGGCCTACCCTCCTGACCGGTGATATCTACCACTTTGAACAAAATAGAGAGGAGCGCATTGTTCCTCAGTTCAATTATGATATCCAACAAACGGAAAAGAGCATTGAAGCTTTTGAAGCTTTCGCGAAAGCGAAGAACGCTAAAGTAATCATTCAGCATGACCCTGAAGACTTTGCCGCTCTGCCGGTGGCGCCTAAAAGCATGAATTAA
- a CDS encoding tRNA-binding protein, translated as MKEAPADQLSWDTFSQVDMRVGTVVNAKAFEQANRPAYILNIDFGPLGLRKSSAQITSYYEAEALIGQQVIAVVNFPKKQIATIQSECLVLGVVGENNAVTLVQPERPVQNGWRIG; from the coding sequence ATGAAAGAAGCACCTGCAGATCAGCTGAGTTGGGATACCTTCAGTCAGGTCGACATGCGGGTAGGAACAGTAGTCAATGCCAAAGCTTTTGAACAGGCTAATAGGCCTGCTTATATTTTGAATATTGATTTTGGTCCTTTAGGCCTACGCAAGAGCAGTGCTCAAATCACCAGTTACTACGAAGCTGAAGCGCTTATAGGGCAACAAGTGATTGCCGTAGTCAATTTTCCCAAAAAACAAATCGCTACGATTCAAAGCGAATGTTTGGTTCTGGGCGTGGTGGGGGAAAACAATGCGGTAACTTTAGTACAACCGGAGCGACCGGTTCAAAACGGATGGAGAATTGGATGA
- the hflX gene encoding GTPase HflX, with protein MIEYEITDYEKVVLVGLVTRFQDEEKMEEYLDELEFLAYTAGGQVLKRFTQKLDVPNPKTFIGSGKMEELAAYVEQHEVGTVIFDDELTPAQQKNIERLLRCKIVDRTYLILDIFAQRAQTSYARTQVELAQYEYLLPRLAGLWTHLERQRGGIGMRGPGETEIETDRRIVRDRIALLKKKIKKIDKQQEVQRGNRGALVRVALVGYTNVGKSTLMNTIAKSEVFAENKLFATLDTTVRKVVIGNLPFLMSDTVGFIRKLPTQLVESFKSTLDEVREADLLLHVVDISHDQFEDHIDSVNQILDEIDGADKPTLMVFNKIDAYEPKPYDEEDLMEERTSEHFTLEEWQKTWMARANGDAIFISALNKDNLEAFRKKVYERVREIHVTRFPYNNFLYPEYEDSGLPEVEE; from the coding sequence ATGATTGAGTATGAAATAACCGATTATGAAAAAGTAGTCCTGGTGGGATTGGTGACCCGCTTTCAGGATGAAGAAAAGATGGAGGAGTATCTGGATGAGCTTGAATTTCTGGCCTACACGGCCGGAGGTCAGGTGTTGAAACGGTTTACTCAGAAATTAGACGTGCCCAATCCTAAAACGTTTATCGGATCCGGTAAAATGGAAGAGCTGGCCGCCTATGTAGAACAGCATGAGGTCGGCACAGTTATTTTTGATGACGAATTGACTCCTGCTCAACAAAAGAACATTGAACGTCTATTGCGTTGCAAGATCGTTGATCGTACCTATTTGATCCTCGATATCTTTGCGCAACGGGCTCAAACGAGTTATGCGCGTACTCAAGTTGAATTGGCCCAATACGAATATCTACTCCCAAGACTTGCCGGACTCTGGACACACTTAGAACGGCAGCGTGGAGGTATCGGGATGCGCGGACCCGGGGAAACCGAGATCGAAACGGACCGTCGTATCGTACGGGACCGCATTGCCCTGCTTAAAAAGAAAATCAAAAAAATTGACAAGCAGCAAGAGGTGCAGCGGGGTAACCGTGGCGCTTTAGTTCGCGTGGCTTTAGTGGGCTATACCAATGTAGGGAAATCGACCTTAATGAATACCATTGCTAAAAGCGAGGTTTTTGCTGAGAATAAACTTTTTGCTACCCTCGACACTACGGTGCGTAAAGTGGTCATTGGAAACCTGCCCTTTTTGATGAGTGATACGGTAGGATTTATCAGAAAACTGCCTACGCAATTGGTCGAGTCCTTTAAAAGCACCCTGGATGAGGTGCGCGAGGCTGATCTACTCCTTCATGTGGTCGATATTTCACACGATCAGTTTGAAGATCATATCGACTCGGTCAATCAAATCTTAGACGAGATCGACGGGGCAGATAAGCCCACCTTGATGGTGTTCAATAAGATAGATGCCTACGAACCCAAGCCCTACGATGAGGAAGACCTGATGGAAGAGCGTACTTCTGAACACTTTACCCTGGAGGAATGGCAAAAAACCTGGATGGCGAGAGCCAACGGTGATGCGATCTTTATTTCCGCCTTGAACAAAGATAATCTGGAAGCCTTCCGAAAGAAAGTCTACGAGCGCGTTCGCGAAATTCACGTGACCCGCTTTCCCTACAATAATTTCCTTTATCCGGAATACGAAGATTCCGGACTTCCTGAAGTAGAAGAATAA
- a CDS encoding DUF5689 domain-containing protein, with the protein MKILLPGLLLLCCTACFLEQDYEVPMPRDIALDLDAPLVTIDAIRGALAQSPNGVVRFTEKHYLEGVVISSDEGGNFFEELIIQDRAENPTAGIAIQIDKNPLFTTYDLGRRIYVDLQGLAATEANGILQLGVPSGIGIDKIPESRVSEVLLRTAERDSLIPLPVTLVEFEDSLENILIELNNVQFRRQDVVRANPLTFASEPGDEFDGFRRLESCDSPQRTLISTSTFSDFKSLQLPRGKGSLSGILTRDFFDEFYVISVNSPEAFVFDQERCDPQELQCEGEASAEEILYYEGFDEIDTNKELEDAGWTNINVAGGKEQFEMDDFAGNNYVRISAFNAGENPVQAWLVSPSIDISDIRNPQLEFAVQAAFDNGQILSAWVSTDFEGDPAAAKWTLLSATIPDGPQAAFGDFELSGRIALDCFEGPIWIGFLYDGGDPYLTTRYHIDQITIYADL; encoded by the coding sequence ATGAAAATATTGCTGCCTGGCCTGCTTCTGCTTTGCTGTACGGCCTGCTTTCTGGAGCAAGACTATGAAGTACCTATGCCCCGTGATATAGCGCTGGATCTCGATGCGCCCCTGGTCACCATTGATGCGATCCGCGGAGCCCTAGCGCAATCCCCTAATGGTGTGGTACGCTTTACTGAAAAACATTACCTGGAAGGAGTGGTCATCTCTTCCGATGAGGGAGGTAATTTTTTTGAAGAGCTGATCATTCAGGACAGGGCTGAAAATCCGACAGCAGGGATCGCCATACAGATCGATAAGAATCCACTTTTCACCACTTATGATCTGGGCAGAAGAATCTATGTTGATCTGCAAGGCCTGGCGGCGACCGAAGCCAATGGAATCCTGCAACTGGGTGTTCCTTCAGGCATTGGGATCGATAAAATCCCTGAATCCAGGGTGAGTGAGGTACTGCTCCGAACCGCTGAACGAGACAGCCTGATTCCCTTGCCCGTAACTCTGGTAGAATTTGAAGATTCTTTAGAAAATATTTTGATAGAACTCAACAATGTTCAATTCAGAAGGCAGGATGTGGTTCGCGCCAATCCGCTCACCTTTGCTTCCGAACCCGGTGATGAGTTTGATGGCTTCCGCAGATTGGAGTCCTGTGATAGTCCGCAACGGACCTTGATCAGCACCAGTACGTTCTCCGACTTCAAAAGTCTTCAGCTACCACGTGGTAAGGGAAGTCTATCCGGAATACTGACCCGTGACTTTTTTGATGAATTCTATGTCATCAGCGTGAACAGTCCGGAGGCCTTTGTTTTTGATCAGGAGCGCTGCGATCCGCAGGAGCTGCAATGTGAGGGGGAGGCTTCCGCCGAAGAGATTCTCTATTACGAAGGATTTGATGAAATCGATACGAACAAAGAGCTTGAGGATGCCGGCTGGACCAACATCAATGTGGCGGGCGGGAAGGAACAGTTCGAAATGGATGATTTTGCCGGAAATAATTATGTGCGCATATCCGCCTTCAATGCTGGGGAAAATCCGGTCCAAGCCTGGCTGGTCAGTCCGTCTATCGATATATCGGACATAAGAAATCCGCAATTGGAGTTTGCCGTGCAGGCCGCCTTTGACAATGGTCAAATTTTAAGCGCTTGGGTGAGTACTGATTTTGAAGGAGATCCTGCAGCAGCCAAATGGACACTATTGAGTGCTACTATCCCAGACGGACCGCAGGCCGCCTTTGGCGACTTTGAGCTTTCGGGCAGGATAGCGTTGGACTGTTTTGAAGGGCCAATCTGGATTGGCTTTTTATACGATGGGGGAGATCCTTATTTGACGACCCGATATCATATTGATCAGATCACAATATATGCTGATTTATAA
- a CDS encoding DUF2480 family protein, which yields MGEIVNRVAASKLVTFDLEEFYPEGQRVQLDVAQWLHEGVILIEKSFRESLQKHDWSPYEGNYVALYCSEEAILPAWAFSLVATHLQPFAAKIVVGTLEDLETAIYRDILANLDVASFTDLPVILKGCARKPVPQNAYLMAIEKLQPVAKSILFGEACSSVPLFKKKRS from the coding sequence ATGGGAGAAATTGTGAATCGCGTTGCGGCCAGCAAACTGGTCACCTTTGATCTGGAAGAATTCTATCCGGAAGGACAGCGCGTGCAGCTTGATGTGGCCCAATGGCTGCATGAAGGGGTGATATTGATCGAAAAAAGCTTTCGCGAAAGCTTACAAAAGCACGACTGGAGTCCGTATGAAGGTAACTATGTCGCCTTGTATTGTTCAGAAGAAGCGATCCTACCCGCCTGGGCCTTTTCGCTGGTGGCGACCCATTTACAACCCTTTGCCGCTAAGATCGTTGTCGGTACCCTGGAAGATCTGGAAACCGCTATTTACCGGGATATTCTGGCCAATCTTGATGTGGCCTCATTTACGGACCTTCCTGTCATACTCAAAGGCTGTGCACGTAAGCCGGTGCCACAGAATGCTTATCTTATGGCCATTGAAAAATTGCAACCGGTTGCTAAAAGTATCCTTTTTGGCGAAGCGTGTTCCAGCGTTCCACTATTCAAGAAAAAACGCTCATAA
- a CDS encoding DUF3078 domain-containing protein codes for MKKILFTCLLVLCSVWSYAQETEAELKAAKKEKTDSIAAIKKRAEAIQAKIDALPGWKYGAFGTLGFNISNFNNWYAQGTPNVSSGNIGITLNAFANLQEEKFFWRNSLNTNLQWVKFDDEDNPNDDDGYREATDVFNISSLYGYKLTETIAVSALAEYRTTLLNNFNDPGYLDVGVGATWTPIPNLVVVVHPLNYNFVFSDQEDIYESSAGAKIVADYTRKIGAINFKSNFSTFQSYESSDLSNFTWINSFGYTFWKNIGVGFEFGLRSNKQEALDFARNIAAEPMPDATFDSIDNEVQTYWLLGLNYSF; via the coding sequence ATGAAAAAAATCCTATTTACTTGCCTGCTGGTGCTGTGCAGCGTTTGGTCTTATGCCCAAGAGACCGAAGCCGAACTCAAAGCAGCTAAAAAAGAAAAAACCGACTCTATAGCAGCCATCAAAAAAAGAGCGGAGGCCATTCAGGCCAAAATTGACGCGCTACCCGGTTGGAAATACGGTGCATTTGGTACCCTAGGTTTTAATATTTCTAATTTTAATAACTGGTATGCTCAGGGAACACCCAATGTATCTTCAGGGAATATCGGGATTACCTTGAATGCGTTTGCCAATCTTCAGGAAGAAAAATTCTTCTGGAGAAATAGTCTGAATACCAATCTGCAATGGGTCAAGTTTGATGACGAAGACAATCCCAATGACGACGATGGGTATCGCGAAGCCACCGATGTCTTCAATATTTCTTCGCTTTACGGTTATAAACTAACAGAAACCATTGCCGTATCGGCCTTAGCGGAATACCGTACCACCCTCTTAAACAATTTTAATGATCCCGGTTATTTGGATGTGGGTGTGGGTGCCACCTGGACTCCCATTCCCAATTTGGTTGTGGTGGTTCATCCCTTGAACTACAACTTCGTGTTCAGTGATCAGGAAGACATCTATGAGTCTTCGGCAGGGGCTAAAATTGTTGCTGATTACACCCGGAAAATTGGGGCGATCAACTTTAAATCCAATTTCTCCACCTTCCAAAGCTATGAAAGCTCAGACCTTTCCAATTTTACCTGGATCAATAGTTTTGGCTATACATTCTGGAAGAATATCGGGGTCGGTTTCGAATTTGGATTACGCAGCAATAAGCAAGAGGCTTTAGACTTTGCCAGAAACATTGCTGCAGAACCAATGCCTGATGCTACTTTTGACAGCATAGACAACGAAGTGCAGACTTACTGGTTATTGGGCTTGAATTATTCCTTCTAA